From Lolium perenne isolate Kyuss_39 chromosome 5, Kyuss_2.0, whole genome shotgun sequence, a single genomic window includes:
- the LOC127303990 gene encoding uncharacterized protein produces the protein MAALVFRREQLLQELHRERIRHDMIMCELAETERVMTACLAGRGSWHGRLLMTPWEQTMYRTSRSTEETSWWHKSPSVPAIAPVYPRVERSPSPLLQPRPVDNAQKEECGRPLAVAPSAPPVFEQCPSLSKQPSVPEALVPTATSVVAKPSQPAFFSKEVIQESRSAVDHEHGAEVKARNGIQLLQSGIQISEQLKRAAIDQEHEEEAKNTHSVQLMGREVQRSEQPTNAAVGERCIVEAKDSCGIQLMECEIKSEQLKRAAIGQEHEVGTHVRHVVQVTESQFRGTEQAKHGPVDQKHEQEVKSHDVQLIESEIHKSEEPKREAFGQEHEAEENDRHVVQLPKISEQPNLAEPTIKDHTENERRQLPQHYALAGKAKSLPNEQRRPGFNKPDTEITPSGVKGRQVLAQNVEAPPPKRHKPSEEWSCTHCQVRLTCQEDLMRHQAGDQHRLNVAALQSRQEPLEVTANSTAESYRVPQFLKRLVRPTLHNNLENSEAQKAKRASGFDLHNHFRGRSHQENTHAVAHKRRTEPFQGHGHQESTQALHTEEGGKDGSKRAADGTGTEDRRKKFVTERSSWPFCELCKVQCNSAKMMLSHLRGKKHRENLQARH, from the exons ATGGCGGCACTGGTATTCAGGAGGGAGCAGCTACTGCAGGAGCTCCACAGGGAGCGCATCCGCCATGACATGATCATGTGCGAGCTTGCCGAAACAGAGCGTGTCATGACTGCATGCTTAGCGGGGCGGGGCTCTTGGCATGGAAGGCTGTTGATGACTCCATGGGAACAGACAATGTACCGCACGTCGCGGTCAACCGAGGAAACTTCTTGGTGGCACAAGAGTCCCTCGGTGCCAGCGATAGCTCCTGTTTACCCACGTGTCGAAAGGTCGCCGTCACCACTGCTGCAGCCACGGCCAGTTGATAATGCTCAGAAGGAAGAATGTGGCAGGCCACTGGCAGTAGCTCCTTCAGCTCCTCCTGTTTTCGAGCAATGCCCGTCACTGAGCAAGCAGCCTTCTGTGCCAGAAGCTTTGGTACCAACTGCAACTAGTGTCGTTGCCAAACCGTCACAGCCGGCATTCTTTAGCAAGGAGGTGATACAAGAGAGCCGaagtgctgttgatcatgaacacGGAGCAGAAGTGAAGGCCAGAAATGGCATACAGCTGTTGCAGAGCGGTATTCAGATAAGTGAACAATTAAAGCGTGCAGCCATAGATCAGGAACACGAAGAAGAAGCAAAGAACACGCATTCCGTGCAGCTGATGGGCCGTGAAGTTCAGAGAAGTGAACAGCCAACGAATGCAGCTGTTGGTGAGAGATGCATAGTAGAAGCAAAGGATAGCTGTGGCATACAGCTAATGGAGTGTGAAATCAAGAGTGAACAGCTAAAGCGTGCAGCAATTGGTCAGGAACACGAAGTAGGCACACATGTCAGACATGTGGTGCAGGTGACGGAGAGCCAATTCCGGGGAACTGAACAGGCAAAGCACGGACCCGTTGATCAGAAACATGAACAAGAGGTGAAGAGCCATGACGTACAGCTGATTGAGAGTGAAATCCACAAAAGCGAAGAGCCAAAGCGTGAAGCCTTTGGTCAGGAGCATGAAGCAGAAGAGAATGACAGACATGTTGTGCAGCTACCAAAGATCAGTGAACAGCCAAATCTTGCGGAGCCCACTATCAAAGATCATACCGAAAATGAACGGAGGCAATTGCCTCAACATTATGCTCTGGCTGGCAAGGCGAAATCTCTACCTAATGAGCAGAGGAGACCAGGGTTCAACAAG CCTGATACCGAAATCACGCCCAGTGGGGTGAAAGGGAGACAGGTTTTGGCACAGAATGTGGAAGCTCCGCCACCAAAGAGGCACAAGCCAAGTGAAGAATGGAGTTGCACCCACTGCCAAGTGAGGCTGACCTGTCAAGAGGACTTAATGCGGcaccaagcaggcgaccaacaccGGTTGAACGTCGCAGCGTTGCAATCAAGGCAGGAACCTTTGGAGGTTACCGCAAATTCAACAGCTGAATCTTATCGTGTGCCCCAGTTTCTCAAGAGATTGGTGCGCCCAACCCTCCACAATAACTTGGAGAATAGTGAAGCGCAGAAGGCCAAACGAGCCTCTGGATTCGACTTGCACAACCATTTCAGGGGCAGGAGTCACCAGGAGAACACGCATGCCGTTGCACACAAAAGAAGGACAGAACCATTCCAGGGGCATGGTCACCAGGAGAGCACACAGGCATTGCACACAGAAGAAGGTGGCAAGGATGGGAGCAAGCGTGCCGCTGACGGCACGGGCACTGAAGATCGAAGGAAGAAATTCGTGACCGAGAGAAGTTCGTGGCCCTTCTGTGAGCTCTGCAAAGTGCAATGCAACAGTGCGAAGATGATGCTCTCGCATCTCAGAGGGAAGAAACACCGGGAGAATCTTCAGGCACGCCACTGA